The following coding sequences lie in one Alosa sapidissima isolate fAloSap1 chromosome 15, fAloSap1.pri, whole genome shotgun sequence genomic window:
- the LOC121684341 gene encoding P2Y purinoceptor 13-like: MMNTSEYQDNSSVHGYEDCGINHSMVNVVVPSLYFLLFVPGLMLNVTVMWILLPLRTESTFLVYLKNLVAADLLMTLTLPIRAASRLPSASLGLRAFTCRFASTLFYYCMGISIVLMGLISLDRFFKVVQPYGRLLGQNLLFGRTVSIATWTVMLGAVALPNVILTSETPSVSSHNLCIDMKTEVGKDFQKAVILVLNLLFWVMLVVIGFCYTCIARVVVQSYRSSGSTNEEVKRKIKMKVFLVLGVFLVCFTPYFIVQVPYTQMQVENKQDCTSESMKVAKDFTLWLAATQICLDPLIYFFLCRSFREQLSNLQIVRRLTT; the protein is encoded by the coding sequence ATGATGAACACCTCTGAGTACCAAGACAACTCCTCCGTGCATGGATATGAGGACTGTGGCATCAATCACAGCATGGTCAATGTGGTGGTTCCGAGCCTCTACTTCCTGCTCTTCGTCCCAGGTCTGATGCTGAACGTCACAGTGATGTGGATCCTGCTGCCGCTCAGAACCGAGTCCACTTTCTTAGTGTACCTGAAGAACCTGGTGGCAGCTGACCTGCTCATGACGCTGACACTGCCCATCAGAGCTGCCAGCAGGCTGCCCAGTGCATCTCTGGGGCTTCGGGCGTTCACCTGCCGTTTCGCCAGCACCCTATTCTACTACTGCATGGGCATCAGCATCGTGCTGATGGGCCTCATCAGCCTGGACCGCTTCTTCAAGGTCGTCCAGCCGTATGGCCGCCTGCTCGGCCAGAACCTGCTTTTCGGCCGGACCGTCTCCATCGCCACCTGGACAGTCATGCTGGGGGCGGTCGCCCTGCCAAACGTGATCTTGACCAGCGAGACACCCTCAGTAAGCTCACACAACCTCTGCATAGACATGAAGACCGAGGTGGGAAAGGATTTCCAAAAGGCTGTGATCTTGGTGCTGAACTTGCTGTTTTGGGTCATGCTGGTTGTGATCGGGTTCTGCTACACATGCATAGCCCGGGTGGTGGTCCAGTCGTACCGCAGTTCTGGGAGCACGAACGAGGAAGTGAAACGCAAGATCAAAATGAAGGTGTTTCTTGTACTGGGGGTCTTCCTGGTCTGTTTCACCCCGTACTTCATCGTACAGGTCCCTTACACGCAGATGCAGGTGGAAAACAAGCAGGATTGCACTAGTGAATCAATGAAGGTGGCCAAGGACTTTACCCTCTGGCTCGCGGCCACTCAGATCTGCCTGGACCCACTCATCTATTTCTTCCTGTGTAGAAGCTTCCGAGAACAGCTGTCCAACCTCCAAATAGTCAGGAGGTTAACCACATGA